In the Elizabethkingia bruuniana genome, AGCAAAATTATTAAAAAATGTTAATTAAAATGTATTACTGGAAAAAGTTGTATTTTTGTAAAATTAACCATCTTAATTACTACTAGAGAAAGATTATTATGCCGAACCAGAAAATTCTATACGTCACTTCCGAGCTATTTCCGTACCAAGAAGACAGTAACATGGCTACGATGGTGAATAAGATGGCCTTGAGAATGTACAATGACGGAAATGATGTTCGTGTTTTCATGCCAAGATTTGGAATGATCAGCGAGCGTAAATTTCAGCTTCACGAAGTGATTCGTCTATCAGGGATGAACATCATCATCAACGACCTTGACCAGCCTTTGTTAATTAAAGTTGCCTCTTTACCAAACGAAAGAATGCAGGTGTACTTTATCGATAACGAGGAATATTTCAAGAGAAAACAACTTTATTTCGATGATGAAGGAGTCGCTTTTTCAGATAATGACGAGCGCGCAATTTTCTTCGCAAGAGGAGTTATCGAAACAATTAAAAAACTAAACTGGGTACCGGATGTTATCCACCTGAATGGCTGGATGGCTTCATTCATTCCGTTATACCTTAAAACGTTCTATAAGAACGATGACTATTTTAAAGATACTAAGCTTGTTGTTTCCATCTACAATGAGAAAGATGCAGCCTTTGAAAATAATATTGAAGAAAAACTAAAATTTGACAATATCGAAGGACTTACTGCGTTAGATAAACCAAGCTTCAGAAAATTTGTCGGAGAAAGTCTTCAGTTAGTAGATATTGTACTGAAAGGAGATGAATCTTTGGAAGATGATCTGGAATCTATGTATACTGGTACTACATCCGACAAAAAGGATTTTGTAAGTGCCGACGCTATTAACCAAGTGTACTAAACCAAGTAGCCAATTTTTGATATAAATAATGAAGAAAATAAAGATAATCGCTAACGTTTGTTTTGTTGCGACTATAGGTCTGTTTACGCTGACTTCTTGTGAAGCTGATGCTGATAACCTGGGAAGCCAGTTCTTAGATGGTAATGCCGCAAACGGACAGGAATTAAGTTATGATGTTATCGCATATAATATAGATAATAAAGATTCTATACGTAGTGATTCCAAAAATTTGACTAATGCTATTTTAGGAGCATTTGATGAA is a window encoding:
- a CDS encoding glycogen/starch synthase; translation: MPNQKILYVTSELFPYQEDSNMATMVNKMALRMYNDGNDVRVFMPRFGMISERKFQLHEVIRLSGMNIIINDLDQPLLIKVASLPNERMQVYFIDNEEYFKRKQLYFDDEGVAFSDNDERAIFFARGVIETIKKLNWVPDVIHLNGWMASFIPLYLKTFYKNDDYFKDTKLVVSIYNEKDAAFENNIEEKLKFDNIEGLTALDKPSFRKFVGESLQLVDIVLKGDESLEDDLESMYTGTTSDKKDFVSADAINQVY